The Paenibacillus spongiae nucleotide sequence GGAACCTTTATTTAGCGACTGGGGAAGGCCGGTATATCGATAAACTGGAAACGATTCTTTATAATATCGTGCTGGCCGGACGTTCTATGAACGGGCACAAGTATTTTTACGAGAATCCGCTCGTCAGCCACGGCGGCCACAATCGGTGGGAATGGCATAGCTGTCCGTGCTGCCCGCCGATGATCATCAAGCTATTGCCGGAACTAGCCTCCTACATCTACGCATACGACGAAAGAGGAGCTTTCGTGAATCTGTATGTTGGAAGCGAAAGCGAGATGGAGATTAACGGGGTGAATGTCAAGCTGAAGCAGCAAACCGCATATCCCTGGGAAGGTGCGGTCGGGATTTCCGTAACGCCGGAACGAGAGTCCGCGTTCGCCATCCGTCTGCGGATTCCCGAATGGTGCAGGAATTATTCCATTCTCGTAAATAATCAGCCGGTAGAATACCGGATCATGAATGGATATGCCGTGATTGAAAAAACATGGTCCCTGGGGGATGCGATCGTGCTTGATTTGGATATGCCCGTTGACTTAATCGAAGCCCATCCATATGTGAGAACACATGCGGATAAGGTGGCGATCAAACGGGGACCTATGCTCTACTGTCTGGAATCGGTAGATAACGATAGATCCGTCGATGGCATCGTTCTATATAAGCGCGAGGCATTGGATAGAGAGAAACGCTTGAACCGCAAGATTTCGAATGCGCCTGACTTTAGAACGGAATATGTGCAGGACTTCTTCGACGGCGCGGTAATCTTACGCACCAAAGATTCGGGTGGAAATACCATCACGGCGATCCCGTATCCTTACTGGAATAACAGATCGCGCGGCACGATGGATATCTGGCTGCAATGCGACAAGCAGAATGAATTAAAGGGTTGGGAAAACCAGCTGTACAGGAGCGTTCCGGCAGGCTCGGCTCAATAACCCAGAAGGATTAAACGAGATAGAAGCTTGCAGTCAGAAGGCTGCAGGCTTTTATTATATTATTGCGGCAGAGACTGGGAGAGGATTCTCATGCGCGTTAGGCCGATGTTCGGCTTATTAGGATAGAAAACTGATAACGCCAATGACAACGAACAAGAACATGAGGACTAGGAAGAACGCAAGCAGTCCCTTAATTAGGCTATTCAAAAGCTCATCACCGCCAGTTTATTTGCCATTATAATATAAGAATATGGACATATTTTCTATGCTGCGCGGCTTTACGCCGGTAAAATTCCGTTATAGTTATAGATGAACGAGTGATAACCAGGCCAGCCATGGTAAAATCAGAGTTGTGAGATCATTTTGATTAGGCGATAACGGGGTGTGGCTATGACAAGTCCAATCGTAATCCGGCCAATGACCGGGGAAGACGTTGAGCATATATATCGCGTTTTCACGGAACATCATATTGGCAAACCAATGGAGTACATCGCGAGATGCTGGGATGAGAACGTAACAGGCCAAAGAGTTACGCTACTTGCCTTCTACGAAGGGCAGTTTGCAGGAAGCCTGCATCTTCTTGACGTATCGGGCTATCCTTATTTTGCGGAGAATGGCATACCAGAGATCAACGACTTCAATGTGATTCCTCCCCTGCGGAATCGCGGAATCGGCCATGCGTTAATGGAAGCTGTCGAGACCTTAGCGTTGGAGCGGTGCGGAATCGTCGGCATTGGCGTGGGACTGTATCGGGATTACGGGAATGCGCAGCGGATTTACGCCAAGAGAGGATACGTTCCGGACGGCAGAGGTGTGATGTACAAGCAGCAGCCCGTCATTCCTGGTACGCAGGTCTGCGTCGACGATGATCTGAACCTGTATTTCACCAAGGTCAAATCATAAGATTAAAAGCAGCTATACCATAAGAGACCGCGCCCAGCGCGGTCTCTTGTCTTGTCAGGCTAGGATGTTGCCGCCGGAATGAATTGAAATTAATGCTTGACCCTCCGGTTGCTAGAAGCTTTATCCTGCTTCGATTGCGCTCAGACAGCCCCGATCTTCAGACGCTCCTCATGAGAAGCAGGGACTGGGGCCTCCGTCGCAATGTTCGCTGAGGAACCATGCTTAGCCGGATGCAATGCGTCTGCGTCGTTCAGAAGCCCATATGGAATGCACAGCGGTTTGCCTGTTCTGGGATTCATCATGATATCCGCCTGGTTATAATCGTAGAAGCGCCGCAGCCCATCGAGCGGCTGATCCGTAGGATAACCGATTCGGACGATAATGGATGGATCGATGCGATGAGGTCCCCGGCCTAGCAGGCGAAGCGTCTCAACCATCATTCCGAACACTGCATTGGCGTCCTCAATCTTGCATTCAGTATATGTATGCGATATATTGCATATAACAGAAAATCAAGTTAAGGAGGATGGAACATGCCGGTACCTCAAAATTTCGCATCGCCGACCCGAATATCTGCCAAAGAACGGGCACTCTCGCAAATTCAACGCTGGATCATTGAAGGGACGCTGCTGCCGGGCGAGAAGCTGTTTGATGCCGAGCTTGCGGAATCGTTGGCCGTCAGCAGAACGCCGATCCGCGAGGCTCTTCAGCTGCTGGAGATGCAGGGGCTCGTATCGATGCATCCCGGCAAGGAAACGCGGGTAACGCGCATCGAGAAGGATGACATGCTGAAGATGTATCCCACGCTCGCAGCACTCTACGCCCTCGCTGCCGAGCAAGCGGCGCAGCTCATTCTGCCGGAACAGATCGAGCTGCTGAAGGAGCTTAACGCCCAGTTCGGCGAAGCCATCCGGAACGGACAGCCGTACCAGGCGATGGAGCTCGACGAGCAGTTCCACAATATGATCGTCGAGATATCCGACAACCCGTACATTGCTTCATTCAGCGCATCGCTGCAGATTCATATCCGCAGGTTTAAGTATGTTTTCCTGAAGCAGCCTCCTACGGCGGCACGGTCCTCCGAGGAAGAGCATGCAGCGATTATCGCGGCGCTGGAAGAGCGTGATCCGGAAGCGGCCTCCGCAAGAATGAAACAAAATGTGATCCGGCCGATGCAGGAGCTGTACGCATTGATTTAAGGGGGAGGGAGTTCCGATGAATAACTGGACCTATGATGAATTTAAGCATTGCGGCGTGGACTATGCAGATCCGGAGCAAGCGGAGATCTATGACAGCCGGCATCAGAAATTCAGGAATGATGAACAGGAATTTGCCGGCTTCCTAAGCCGGATGCCCTTCGAACATCATCAGGAGCTTACGCTGCTGGACATGGGATGCGGGACCGGCGCAGCCGCGATTCATGCATCCAAGCATTTTCGCATGATCTATGCGGTCGATGTGTCCGAGGCCATGCTGCAGCAGGCCAGGCGCAAGGCGGAGCGGGAACAGCGGTCCAATATCGAATTCATTCACTCCGGCTTCTTAAGCTATGAGCATCGCGCGGAGCCGGTGGATATCGTCTCTACGAAAGTGGCGCTTCACCATCTGCCGGACTTCTGGAAGCAAATCGCCTTGATGCGGATGAATGCAATGCTTAAGATGGGCGGGATCTTATACTTGCACGATGTTATTTTCCATTTCCGGCCGGCGGAATATCAGCGTAAAATCGATCGTTTCATCGCCGGCTTCGAAGCGCATGCAGGCAAGCTGTTCAAAGCGGAGGTTGAGACGCATATCCGGGATGAATTCAGCACCTTCGACTGGATTATGGAAGGGATGATGGCCAGAGCCGGCTTTGAAGTGGTATCCATCCATCCCTCGGACGGATTTGTGATGGAATATTTCTGCAGAAAAGCTGAAGAAATATCAATTCCATATTTTTAAATCTGTTCCTGCTGGACTTATATTTACAATTTGATAGAATGGCGGTAGGACCTCTGACTGACAAGAGGTCTATTTTATTAGGAGGGGATTGTATGAACAGAGGAATTGGTTTCGGAAACCTTCATATGGGGAGGGAAATCTACGATGAACCATAGAATCGTATGCATAGAACCGTTCATGCAGCCACAGGTTGATCAGTATGTTCTGAAGGGAGGTATTATCGATGAATTTGAAAGAGACGGATCTCCCGGGAATCGGACGTAAATACACCATGAACACCAGAAGCGGCGATACGCTCGTCATCGTCGTTCATAATGACGAACGCCGCGATCTGTTTCACCTCTCGCCGGAAGAGCCGGATGAGATGCTCTCCATGGTCACGTTGGATGACGACGAGGCCAGATCGATATCGGCCATTCTCGCCGGGATCACGTACAAGCCGGCTTTCTCGGATAACCAGGATATATTGCTAGACGGGCTGGCGATCGAGTGGATCCGTCTGGAGCCGGAATCGAAGAGCGAAGGCATGACGATCGGTCAATTGGACATCCGCGGAGCAACGGGAGCATCCATCTTGGCCGTGGCGCAGAAGAATAAGAAGACGCATATGAATCCTGGCGCCGATCTCGTCATTGGAGCGGGTATGACATTCGTCGTGGCCGGGGAGCGCGCGCAAATCAAGCAGTTAAAGATGCTGCTTCGCAACGGGAAGCTGTAGCCTATGGAGATGCTCATATTCGAAGTCGGTATCGCGCTGGCGCTCATTACGTTTACGGGCTTTCTCGCCAATAAGCTTCGTTTCTCCGTTATCCCGTTCTATATTTTAATCGGAATGGCTGTTGGCCCTCATGCTCCGCATTTCTGGAAGATCGACTTACGTTTTATCGAGAGCTCCTCTTTTATTGAATTTATGGGGCGTCTGGGCATTCTGTTCCTGCTGTTCTATCTGGGAATGGAGTTCTCGGTCGCGCGGCTGTTCAAGTCGGGTAAAGCGATCTTGATCGGCGGTTCATTCTATGTTGCGTTAAATTTCCTCTCCGGGCTGCTGTTAGGCTGGATTGCGGGCTTACCCGTCAAGGAGACGCTTGTCGTTTGCGGAATTATGACGAGCTCCTCCACCGCCATCGTAGCCAAGGTTCTGGTGGATCTGAAGCGGACGGCTAACCCGGAGACGGAAATGATCATGGGGATGATTATGTTCGACGATTTATTCATCGCGATCCACATCTCCATCTTAACCGGCCTTGTATTAAGCGGGGCAACCTCCATCGTCAGCGTGCTGCTCATATCGCTCACGGCTCTTGCATTCATTGTGCTGTTCCTGTTTATAGGCAGGAAAGTGATCAAATATATCGATATTGCCTTGAATGTCCCTTCTTCAGAGCTCTTCCTGCTCATGGTGATGACGCTGCTGTTCCTGGTCGCGGGTTTCTCCGAAACGCTGCACGTAGCGGAAGCGATCGGCGCTCTGATGATCGGACTTGTGTTTGGAGAATCGAGACATGTCAAGCGGATTGAACAGCAGATCATGCCGTTTAGGGATTTCTTCGGCGCGATGTTCTTCTTCAGCTTCGGCTTAACGATTGAGCCCTCGTCGCTGGGCGGAGCCGTCGGCATGACGGTTATAGCCGTAATCCTTACGATTATTGGCAACTTGGCGGCGGGCATGATTGCCGGCCGGCTCTCCGGCGCGTCGCCGCGGGCGTCTCTCAACGTTGGGTTCACGCTGGTCGCCCGGGGAGAGTTCTCGATTATTATGGCGAATATCGGCAAGGCGGGCGGGTTAATGGCGTCCATTCAATCCTTCGCCGTGCTGTATGTGCTCGTTCTGGCCGTTCTCGGTCCGCTGCTGGCCAAGGAATCGAAGTGGTTCTATCAGCGCTTCGCGATCATCGGCGAGCGATGGAGGCGCAAGCGAGCGAATTAAATTGAACAGGAACAGCCCTTGATCCGCAGATCAAGGGCTGTTCCTGTCTATTCGTTATTGTACAGCGTATGGGCCGGGGGCAAGACCCCCGTCTTAGTAATTAGTCCTCGCTCGGCAATATGATCGTTATGACGGATTCCGGACGATCCTCCAGTCCTAGCTGGATGATAACACCTATAGATAATCACGTCTTGTCGAAATAATCACTGACTGTATCTGTCAGTTATAATTGTATATACTTTAATCAGGAGGCGTATCATGTGAAAAAGAAATCGTGTGAATTTCCGGTTTTATTCTTCGCGGACCAACAATCTCTAGAGAATTGGCTTGAGAACAATTATGATACTTCAGCGGGATTCCGTTTGCAGATCGCGAAAAAAAATTCCGGCGTTGTTTCTGTTTCCTATGATGAAGCACTCGAAAGTGCGTTATGTTATGGGTGGGTCGATAGTCAGAAGGAAACATTCGATGACAAAACATGGCTTCAACGATTTACTCTGCGTGGGGCGAAGAGCATCTGGTCTAAAGTGAATAAAGAAAAAGCAGAGCTTCTTATCACAAATGGAAGAATGAGGCCCTCCGGATTTAAGGCGATTGAAGCTGCCAAACAGAACGGACAATGGGATAAGGCCTATGAATCGCAAAGTACTGCCTCTTTGCCAGAGGACTTCGCGATCGAATTGGAACGTAATGCAAAGGCGAAGGCATTTTATGATACTTTAAATAGACAAAATAAATATGCGATCATATTTAGAATTCATAACGCAAAAAAGCAAGAAACCCGAACGAAACGAATTAAACAGTTTGTCATGATGCTTGAAAAAGGTGAAAGAATTTATCCTTAATCTCAATAACTTTCTCATTTCATATCAGGAAGGTTTGGCGAAATATGTCTAAATCAGACCATATGCTGTCCATATTATGGCTTCTTCGGTCGGGTAGACGAATGACAGCAAAGAAGCTCGCGAATGAGCTGGAGATTCATATTCGTACTGTATACCGCTATATCGATTCATTGTGTGCTAGCGGGGTCCCTATTATAGCCGATTCTGGGCCGAATGGGGGCTATCGAATACTCGGTCATTTTGCGGAATCTCCGCTGTTGTTTGACTTGGAAGAACAGAAAGCACTTGTACACGCTTCAACATTCGCACACGAGGCGGGCTATCCGTTTAAGGAAGAGCTTAACCGAGCGATCAATAAATTGAAGCGCTACACGAATGAGGAGCAGCTGGATCAAATCGAGCGGCACATGGAGGGTCTCTCCATCATTCATCCGCCGATCGAAGGGAAACAGCGGGATTTGCTTCGTGTTTTGGAAGAAATGGCTGCTCAGGGCAGGTCGGTGGAGATGGTCTACGTTAATGGCAAGGGAGACACTCCCAACATACGCGAAGTCGACCCCTACGGCATTGTACATTGGAAAGGTAGTTGGTATGCTGTCGGGTATTGCAACCTTCGGAAGGAGGTACGCAGTTTCAGGGTGGATCGCATTTCACGAATGGAACCGAGCGATCGTTATTTCGAGCGGCCTGCCGCTTTCTCCGCTAAAGACTTTCTGATGCGGAATTTGCTTCCCGGCACCTTGGATTCGGAATCTCTCGCAGCGGTAAGGATACAAGGGCATGAGCAAGCGCTGGATCTCTTATGCCAGCATTGGTTGTTTGGCCATACGCTTGTTGAACGCAAAGATGGAGTAGCATTATTCAGGCTCGGCATTCATTCCTTGCAGTCCTATGTGCCTTACTTTCTTCTCCCCTATGGAAAATCGCTTATCATTCTCGAACCGGACATTCTTATCGAGCGGCTGGTGGAAATTAGTTATGGTATAGCATCGCATTACGAATCGATGAAATCACTATAATCCAAAAACGCAAGGGGTGATGGATATGAACAAATTCGCCATGTATGGAAAATTAACGGCTCACCCAGGCCAGGGAGATGCTCTCGTGCAAATGATGCTGGAAGCGGCTAATCTGTTGGATTCTGCAGAAGGCTGCGAATTGTATATCATCAATGTGGCAGAAGACGATCCGGATGCGATATGGGTGACGGAGTTATGGAGAGATGCCGAAGCGCATGCCGAATCCCTTAAAAATGAAAATGTATTGGCATTGATTCAGCGTTGCAGACCATTGATTGCCGGCGTGGAGCCGGTAAAGTTGCGACCGGTCGGGGGCAAAGGGATCTAAAGTACACTCAATGCGAAGGAAGGGGCTACTCTTAACACGGAGTAGCCCCTTCTTTCGATGCCGTCATAGAAAGTTATTCGGTACCATAATTACTGACCATAGATGTCAGCGATAACTATATATAATTTCGTTGTAGGAAAATTAATTAACTTGGAGGGAACATGATTGTTTTCCAAAATCAATGATTTCGTGCAGGAATTCGAAATGGAGTCGGTTATAACGGAACGGGTTTTAGATTCACTTACGGACGAATCACTAACACAAGCCGTCTCGGACAATCAGAGAACTTTTGGCCAGATTGCTTGGCATCTCGTAAGCTCGATCAACTTTCTAACCTATCTGGGATTATCCTATGACGAGCCTTTGGCGGATGAAAACGTACCTGTGTCAGCTGCAAAGATTTTAACTGAATACCGGCGTCTTGGAAAATCCATGCTGCGTGCCATTAGAAGCCAATGGACTGACGAGTCGCTTGGCCAGATCGTTAACCTGTTCGGTGAGGATTGGCAGAACGGCGCTGCTTTACGGTACTCGCTACGGCATGAAATTCATCACCGCGGCCAAATGACGGTATTGATGCGGCAAGCTGGTTTACGAGTTCCCAATGTACTTGGTCCCACACGTGAAGATTGGATTGAAAAAGGTATGCAGCCTTATGTTTAAATACACTCAAGAAAGAAGGATCACTCTATGTCCACACATTTAGACATTTATCAGGTGATGAAATTAGTGCCACAGGGATTTAACTTCTAAGTGAGATGGATGCCTATACGAAGTCCACAGATCTCGACCCTAAGCTTCGAGAACCGGTAAAATTTAGGGTGTCACAAATCAACGGTTGCGTTTATTGCCTTTCTTATCGCGCAGCAGATGCGAAAACTAGGGGAATCCGAAATGAGGCTATACTGTCTCAGTGCATGGGCAGAAAGCCCTCTTTACTCAGAAATGGAGAAGGCTGCCTTAGATATAGAAGACAAGATGAGCAAAATGTTAGAGAGTCATTCTGAACTCATCCCTATGATCATATGGGGCTGTACCGAAGCGTTGTATAGCTTAGGCACAGCCCTAATTTCTTTCTATTCGTTCACTCGTCACCTGTATTGGCAGACTTTAATCGGTATTCCGTCAAAGAAACGCCGAAATACTTTTTGAAGCTCGTATAAAAGTAATTTGACTTCTCCATCCCGCATTCTTCCAAAATATTATTGATCGGCATGCTGCTCTGCTCCAAATAATGTTTGATCTTCTCCATGCGGACAGCCGTAATATATTCGGCTACCGATTTGCCGGTCGCATTTTTGAATAGCTTGCCAAGATAGACCGTAGACAGGGAAAGCGATTCTGCGCAGCTGTTCAGGGATAGGTTCTTATCCGAATAGTTTTTCTGGATATGCTCGGTCACGCGATTCACGATCTCGTTTTTCTTCCTGTCTTTCGTTCCGTCCTTCAAGAGGATAATATCATCGATTAACTCGAAGAACGTTACCTCCATCTCTTCAAGCGTTTCCAGCCCGGTTGCTTTATGAAGAAAATCGATGGATAAATCGTTGAATCTGGATGGCGTGTCGGCAACGATCTGGTTTAACGAATTATAGATGGAGAAAAACAGATAAATGCTCGAGCTCATGATATTGTCATAGGGAGTGCGTTCGATCGATTGGATAATCTCCTGATAGGCGATTTTCGCCGCGTTGCCGTTTCCTAGCTTTAACGAATCGATCAATTGTTTTTCTTTGGACGTGGGAAACTTAAAACGGCCCCAATCCACTTTCTTTAAAATGTCCGGAGTAATGATGCTGGAATGTCCATAGACGATCCTATACATGGAAAGATTCAGCGTTTCCTCGTAAACCGATTTAATTTGTTCCGGCGACTCGATCCTGAAACCGAGCGTACCCGATAAGGAAATATTCAGATGCCTTCGGACGTTGTCCTGTATTCTCGAAACGATCGCGTGAAACGCGTCGTATATCGGCTCCAGGCTGCCCGGGAACGCTTTTACGTCCGCCAGAACGGCAAGCTGGTCGGCGCTTGTATCGATCACTTCATTGCTGAAATACTCGGAAGTCACCTCTTTGGCGATATTCGCAATGGCATACTTATACAAGGATCTGTCCATTTCATTGTGTTTTTCGACAAAGCTTTTATAACCATCGATCTTTAGGAGAATCAGAAACATGGCATGGCGTAAATTCAGATGAATGTTGAGCTCTTTCTCGAAGGCGGCCGGTATTCCAAGCGGAAGCACGACTTGACCGCTCAATATATTTTTTAAATATTCATTTTTCAACAGGGGGGCGCTGTTTCTCTTCATGTCTTCCAAGTAGGCTGTCTTATCGATGATTCCGTGAAAAGCGCTCGCCAGAAAGCCAACTTCGTCCATGCTTTGTTCCGGTCTGTTTTCGGGTTTTAGCCTTTGCTTGATGCCGTCTGTGAGCGCGCCAATCGGGCGATACAGTTTTTTGGAAGCCAGGTAGGCGTAAAATAACCCGAGCAGCAGCACGATTAAACAAAATACGAGGGTAATGACCCCGTTTCGCTGCACGCTTGCAAAAACGGATTTATACGGCGTCATGCTCAGGAACGTCCATCCCAGATCTTTGGAGGATACATAGGAGATGACGTACTTGCGATGATCGAGATTGCCGAAAAACGAGCCGGAAGAACTCGCGGAGGAACGCGCTTTGATGAAATAATCTTGATCCGCTATGTTTTTCATGAATTGGTCGGGCGAAGAGTGGTTCACAATGATACCGCTTTCATTCGCGACCAAGAGCTCGCTTCCTTCGCTGTTCATCTTGCTGTCGATGGAAGAAATCGTCCTCCTCAGCCAATCGGCGTCTATATTCAATACGATGGCGTTGTTGAAGGCTTTCCGGGGATTAATCGTATCGAACAATACATAGGTGTACACGTTTGAAAACTTCGCGTTAGCCCCTTCCGGATTGGCGATTTTTCTTGGAATGGGGTAGAGAATGGGCATCTCCTTATTTTGCAGATGATTCAACATCCCTACGATATCTTGATCGAAGAAATCGGGGCTGCTGTAAAACGTATCCGACGGCGTGGAAATGAGCGTATCGATTTTTTTGTTATAGACATACACGGAATGGATGTAGGTGTTCGGGATGGCCAGGGCGCTCAAAGTTCGAATCGCCTTGCCGGTGATCAGAATATCATCTTGATTGCTGTTCGCGAAGGCGATGATGGAATGATTCAACGACAGCGACTGGCAGAATCTCTTGGAGATAGTATCCATATACACGGCACTGTAGCTCGTTTGGGACAAAATGTCGGCCTTCATATTCTTCAGCAGCGAGATCGATGATGAGCTGTAATTATAGTACAGAATAGAGGAAAGAACCAAAATCAGGGCGATTATGATCGTCACGAAGGAGATGAGCAGTCTCTTATACATACTGGTTCGGACTTTAAACGCTTCCAAGTTCAAACGCCCCTCTTTTTTCGCTTAGTTACAGTGGTTTTATTTTATAAGAATGCGGAGGAAAAAGGAACGGGAAAATGGCGCATGTCGGGTCGAGGTTCATTTTTTAGAGATTTAGATATTTTTTATAGACGCTCGGTTTTAAAAATTGGAGTAATCTCGAATCTTATCGTTTCTTTTACGGCAGCATGGGACTACGCTTACAGTAAAAAAACGAATGCAAGGAGAACACCAGTGGAAACCATGACGAAGAAATCCGAAACAACAAGCGTTCGACGAAGGATACCCTTCATAAGCGAGATTATCCGAAACAAAACCTTCTATGCCATGATGCTTCCGGGACTGCTTTTCATTATCGTTATCTACTACTTGCCGATGATCGGCGTCGTTATCGCTTTCCAGCAATACAACCCGTTTAAAGGCATAACGGGGAGTCCATGGATCGGTTTCAAAAATTTCGAGTTTCTTTTCAAATCGGATGCCCTATTCCAAATCACCTTTAACACGATCTTCTATAACGTGGTCTTCATTGTTTTGGGGATCGGACTTGCGCTGGTCTTCGCCATCTTAATCGATGAAGTCGGCAGCCGCTTTCTCGCGGGAGCGTACAAAAGCATATTGCTTCTTCCTTATTTGTTGTCGTGGGTCGTAGCCGAATATTTGCTTTTTTCCTTTCTGAGCGTGGACAGGGGGATCATGAACTATTTGCTTCAGTTATTCGGGGTTGATCCTGTTCAGTGGTATTCGGAACCGAGTTATTGGAGATATATTTTGCCGGCGGCTTATGTATGGAAAAATGTGGGTTACTTCGCCGTCATCTTTGCGGCGGGGATCTCCGGGATCTCGACCGAATTCTATGAGGCAGCCAAAATAGACGGAGCGAGCAAGTTCCAGCAAGCGCTCAGGATCACGATTCCGATGCTCGCCCCGATTACGATTACATTGGTGCTCCTGCAAACGGGCAAAATTTTTTACGCCGGCTTTGGGGATTGGGGCTTATTCTATAACCTCCCGAAGGAATCGGGGGTATTATTCAGCGCCACCAATGTTATCGATACCTATGTCTATAGAGCGCTGAAAACGATGGGAGATTTCGGAATGTCCTCAGCCGTCGGTTTATACCAGTCGTGCGTTGGATTCGTTCTCGTCGTTGCGTCCAATTACGTGATTCGGCGGTACGACCGCGACAGTTCTTTGTTCTAGGAGGAAGACGAGATGAATCGACTACATGTGTCCAAGATTGCACTCAATATCAGCTTCATGGCGTATTCGGCGCTATGTCTGATCCCATTGCTATTAGTCCTGTCCGTGTCGTTGACCGAAGAACAGTCTATATTCCAACACGGGTA carries:
- a CDS encoding ABC transporter permease, which translates into the protein MTKKSETTSVRRRIPFISEIIRNKTFYAMMLPGLLFIIVIYYLPMIGVVIAFQQYNPFKGITGSPWIGFKNFEFLFKSDALFQITFNTIFYNVVFIVLGIGLALVFAILIDEVGSRFLAGAYKSILLLPYLLSWVVAEYLLFSFLSVDRGIMNYLLQLFGVDPVQWYSEPSYWRYILPAAYVWKNVGYFAVIFAAGISGISTEFYEAAKIDGASKFQQALRITIPMLAPITITLVLLQTGKIFYAGFGDWGLFYNLPKESGVLFSATNVIDTYVYRALKTMGDFGMSSAVGLYQSCVGFVLVVASNYVIRRYDRDSSLF
- a CDS encoding helix-turn-helix domain-containing protein translates to MEAFKVRTSMYKRLLISFVTIIIALILVLSSILYYNYSSSSISLLKNMKADILSQTSYSAVYMDTISKRFCQSLSLNHSIIAFANSNQDDILITGKAIRTLSALAIPNTYIHSVYVYNKKIDTLISTPSDTFYSSPDFFDQDIVGMLNHLQNKEMPILYPIPRKIANPEGANAKFSNVYTYVLFDTINPRKAFNNAIVLNIDADWLRRTISSIDSKMNSEGSELLVANESGIIVNHSSPDQFMKNIADQDYFIKARSSASSSGSFFGNLDHRKYVISYVSSKDLGWTFLSMTPYKSVFASVQRNGVITLVFCLIVLLLGLFYAYLASKKLYRPIGALTDGIKQRLKPENRPEQSMDEVGFLASAFHGIIDKTAYLEDMKRNSAPLLKNEYLKNILSGQVVLPLGIPAAFEKELNIHLNLRHAMFLILLKIDGYKSFVEKHNEMDRSLYKYAIANIAKEVTSEYFSNEVIDTSADQLAVLADVKAFPGSLEPIYDAFHAIVSRIQDNVRRHLNISLSGTLGFRIESPEQIKSVYEETLNLSMYRIVYGHSSIITPDILKKVDWGRFKFPTSKEKQLIDSLKLGNGNAAKIAYQEIIQSIERTPYDNIMSSSIYLFFSIYNSLNQIVADTPSRFNDLSIDFLHKATGLETLEEMEVTFFELIDDIILLKDGTKDRKKNEIVNRVTEHIQKNYSDKNLSLNSCAESLSLSTVYLGKLFKNATGKSVAEYITAVRMEKIKHYLEQSSMPINNILEECGMEKSNYFYTSFKKYFGVSLTEYRLKSANTGDE